ATTCGATTTCTAGGGTTTCGATTTCTTAACATTTTTCATCGTGCTTTTAATGTCTCAGTAATTAGTGCAATTTCTTTTGATGTGTGGACTCATTCATGGAATGTACTTTAATAAACCCAAATGTATAGGTGAACTCAAAATTGCAAAAATAACAATGTTAATTTCCTTTAACATCAGTTATGTGGATATGAAGCCTCACATTACAGAATTGGCTGGACTCTTTGCTCATGAGTTAAATGTTAACATCaattatgtataataaaaattatataaacctTCAACTAACAACAATTGGTACAGTACAAGCTGAGAAAAGTTTGAACATCagcaactaaaaaaaattatatccatCAAAACACATCTTACTAACACAAATAAGCCCACCAGGTAGCTAACTGGATTCAGAACAGGAACTAAACATATTGGCTTTCTTCCTGTCATCTCTGGAAGCTGAATAGACCagaaatcttttaaattttggtcCTTTCTGATAAAAATTACTCCCTATATTTTACAAACACTCAagtttcaattattataatatggtTTCATGTTGTTTTCAAAGAACTAGTTCGCCTGAATAAAGGAATTGatattcaacaaaaaatatataagatccaaacaaaaacactactataaaaacaaaatctcatTAAGTATacttaaacaacaaattgtTTTGCAGTTTACCGCTCATTAGTAAGGGCACATAATTTTAAGACACgaaaagttcattaaaaattttgaatctCAGACTGAAGTAATAAACCgcttaaaaaatagtttattggTTTTAATCCACAATGTAGAAACAATTTTAGACTATCAATGAACTATAAAATGACACCTTTAGAATGgagttaaaaaattttacagAAAGATCTTAATTATTACAGTGGAGTAGCTGTTTCTTGTTGACTggaaaattttacaatttgaatGGACCcaaatcatatgaaaaataCTTATGCTGATTGTTGGGTGTCAGTTTGTTGTATCAACTAAGAGTAAATATATTCATCAACTCTCTGTTTTGCCAAAGCTATCTGTTCACAAATTCAAGCTTCAACAAAAAAGCTATAACAGCTTAAAACCAagagaaaagtagaaaaagcAAGCGATAGTTTAATTCCATGTTAGTAGGAGTTGCATGCTAATTCCATGTTAGTAGGTCTTGCAAGCGACAGTTACGTAACCCTTGCTTTTTATTGTGGGGAGGGGAGGAGAGGAGAGGGAGAGGAAGAAGGGAGGAAGAAGGAGACAGTGGCCTCTAATGTCACATAGGAAANAAATCGCAGTTTCTGATATCTGTGAGACTTTCTGTTTTTAAGTTGGTGGGTTTTGTGGAGAGGAcaggagagggagagggagaggggGAGGAAGAAAGAGACTGTGGCCTCTAATGTCACTGAAGAAAAAACCTAAATTCATGGTGGAGGTGGAAGATGAAGCAGATGtgtcataaatttttttaaatatttacacagtgTAACGTCCTCGTATTCATCAAACTTGACAGCTCAGTAAGGTTATGTCACGGTGGAATTTGCACTGTTAAGTTTTTAACGGTGTCAGCGAAAAGGACGAAactgaacattttttaacaaattatgggaccttattgaacttttttaaaaagtaagatcattttgaaccaaaaccataaaaataggaaccaaaatagatattaaaccttttaattttattctcagTAGAAGTCACACTTCCAACCTAAGCTATAAAGTAAGAGTAATAATACCATGATAcactttttacattcatttgatacataatACAAGGGTAAAATGGttctaaaaatgtaaaattttgtagtttttcaataaagaagagagtaaaaagtaaataaggatagtgtcaaatgaatataaagatGTATCAAATAATCATTTCTCATAAAGCAGACATGATTGACCTAGGAGTCAGAGTATTAGTTTGGTTTCGGTTGCGAAACATATGATCCAACTCTTTCGCAAACCTATCCATAGCTTCAGCAGGCAACCAAATTGGTAAGACGATGCCTTCTTCTCCTTTTGCATTTCTATGCAAAACCTGAAAGGTTGCTTCAAGAAACCTCCCAGTTCCACCTTCAGCCACTCCACCATACACAGCCTCACCCCACCCAAAATCCGCTTCTCTAAGCTTCAAACGTGTCAAATCTGAAATGATACAAGACCTTACACTTGTAATCGTGCACCGATCCTTAATCACCATCAAATCTGCCACCGAATGCATGTACTCTTCTGTCACCTCagctttcaatttctttattaacTCCACTGCGTACCCAACCGGATTTCCACAAAGCTTCCCTGCACTCGTAACTGCTGCTGGGTATGCAATAGCATTGCCGTAGTACCCAACTGGTAAAGGAGGATTCAACCTTCCACGTGCATTCACTATCACCATCATGCGAACATCCTCGTCTGCCTTTATCTGCAATGCTTTTGTACGACACCGCCAGAAGCATGCCGCGATCAGATCAAACGTTGTGCAGTGCTTAAGGTGGGGTGGAACCAAGCCACGAATAGCAGCTATTTCGGAAGGTCCAAAGAAGAACGATCGAAGGACCATGTCATGTTGGTTTGATGTGACGGCTCCTTTGACTGTGTCTGGGACATGTTCGTATTCGCGATGGTTGCATGTGATGCGTGGTGGATGTCTTGCCATGAGAAGCTCCCTTCGCCAAACCGGTGGAATGGAAGGTTTGGTTGCACCACGAGCCATTTCAGTCCACGTGCTCATGAATTGCGAAAGACCAGCTCCGTCACACATGATGTGGTTGAAGCAGAAGGCCAAGATGAAACCACCGCATCTAAGGCGTGTCACCTGTGATTTCATCAGTTCGTTTCCGACATCAACAAACTATAGACCCAGAAAAATAGTTAGGAAGAACTCATATCAAAATTCGAATACCTGTACGAGTAGAAGGGGAGTGTTGGTAATTTCTTGTGTGCCAGGGACATGGAATAGAAGTTCATGGAAGCATGGGAATGGAGGCTGGAGAGAATCGCCGAACTGGTCGAGTGTGACGTCAGCATCAGCCTCAGCGAACATGGCACCTTCTCCGGTGCAATCCACCATCAATTTGCGGCGAGGCCCCTCCCTAAGCCTACCTGCAAATGGGTAATAGAAGACAAGTGTCTGGGAGAGTGCTTGGCGAATGACTTGAACTGGGTCTTTCTCTGCCATTGATGCTTGCTTTCGATAAATTT
Above is a genomic segment from Vigna radiata var. radiata cultivar VC1973A chromosome 10, Vradiata_ver6, whole genome shotgun sequence containing:
- the LOC106774837 gene encoding benzyl alcohol O-benzoyltransferase-like, coding for MASSSSSPKFTVQRCQPQLVVPAIPTPHEVKPLSDIDDQEALRFHVPFIQIYRKQASMAEKDPVQVIRQALSQTLVFYYPFAGRLREGPRRKLMVDCTGEGAMFAEADADVTLDQFGDSLQPPFPCFHELLFHVPGTQEITNTPLLLVQVTRLRCGGFILAFCFNHIMCDGAGLSQFMSTWTEMARGATKPSIPPVWRRELLMARHPPRITCNHREYEHVPDTVKGAVTSNQHDMVLRSFFFGPSEIAAIRGLVPPHLKHCTTFDLIAACFWRCRTKALQIKADEDVRMMVIVNARGRLNPPLPVGYYGNAIAYPAAVTSAGKLCGNPVGYAVELIKKLKAEVTEEYMHSVADLMVIKDRCTITSVRSCIISDLTRLKLREADFGWGEAVYGGVAEGGTGRFLEATFQVLHRNAKGEEGIVLPIWLPAEAMDRFAKELDHMFRNRNQTNTLTPRSIMSAL